A single region of the Malaclemys terrapin pileata isolate rMalTer1 chromosome 4, rMalTer1.hap1, whole genome shotgun sequence genome encodes:
- the BORCS6 gene encoding BLOC-1-related complex subunit 6, which translates to MERGAGLPQHIMAQVRVQAPGAAASLEDPCREGSRRQQAAAAGDRLAGGRLLDSRSLDGISQAYGASRAQEGRRATISSALELEGTVSHDGDLTHFVANNLQLKIKLSSRGSLEEPEPPGQPFPGLGRSKAADIPPIDPAVLTELERLTQEVAHKVDQMMRSLSGSIQNMTALSVGYIQTYRDAVDSLGESVDMSIKGMYTLMARCEELDRSMQPVHALAKQIREIKRTLEIFESLCK; encoded by the coding sequence ATGGAGAGGGGCGCAGGCCTGCCGCAGCACATCATGGCCCAGGTGCGCGTCCAAGCCCCGGGGGCCGCGGCCAGCCTGGAGGATCCGTGCCGGGAAGGCTCGCGGAGGCAGCAGGCGGCTGCCGCTGGGGACAGGCTGGCCGGAGGGCGGCTGCTGGACAGCCGCAGTTTGGATGGGATCAGCCAGGCGTACGGGGCCAGCCGGGCGCAGGAAGGGCGCCGCGCCACCATCTCCAGCGCCCTGGAGCTGGAAGGGACGGTCAGCCACGACGGGGACCTCACCCACTTCGTGGCCAACAACCTGCAGCTGAAAATCAAGCTGAGCTCCCGGGGCAGCCTGGAGGAGCCGGAGCCCCCGGGCCAGcccttcccagggctggggcggagcaaaGCGGCCGACATCCCCCCCATTGACCCCGCGGTGCTGACGGAGCTGGAGCGCCTGACCCAAGAGGTGGCCCACAAAGTGGACCAGATGATGAGGAGCTTGAGCGGCAGCATCCAGAACATGACGGCCCTGAGCGTGGGCTACATCCAGACCTACCGGGACGCCGTGGACAGCCTGGGCGAGTCCGTAGACATGAGCATCAAAGGGATGTACACGCTGATGGCCCGCTGCGAGGAGCTGGACCGCTCCATGCAGCCGGTCCACGCCCTGGCCAAACAGATCCGGGAGATCAAAAGGACCCTGGAGATATTCGAGTCGCTGTGCAAGTAG
- the ITPA gene encoding inosine triphosphate pyrophosphatase, whose translation MRTQAPFSPHGAGRSVSPLIGRSRGAGLGALPWLPGGEAVIGRSARRRSGSAMAAAAGRNVVFVTGNAKKLEEVLQILGDAFPYRLVAKKIDLPEYQGEPDEISIQKCREAANQIQGPVIVEDTCLCFNALGGLPGPYIKWFLEKLKPEGLYKLLAGFEDKSAYALCTFAFSTGNPEDPVKLFKGQTCGRIVEPRGPRDFGWDPCFQPDGYNQTYAELPKAVKNSISHRYRALKELSGYFSQQNNPAEATSTPS comes from the exons ATGCGTACCCAGGCTCCTTTCAGTCCCCACGGCGCTGGAAGATCGGTCTCTCCTCTCATTGGCCGGTCCCGCGGGGCGGGGCTAGGCGCGTTGCCCTGGCTGCCGGGCGGCGAGGCTGTGATTGGCAGGTCAGCGCGCAGGCGCTCTGGCTCTGCTATGGCCGCCGCCGCCGGGAGGAACGTGGTGTTCGTGACCGGCAACGCCAAGAAGCTCgaggag GTCCTTCAGATCCTTGGGGATGCGTTTCCCTACAGACTGGTCGCAAAAAAAATTGACT tgccagaataccaagggGAACCAGACGAGATCTCCATTCAGAAATGCCGGGAAGCAGCAAATCAG ATCCAGGGACCTGTTATCGTAGAAGACACTTGTTTGTGTTTCAATGCCTTGGGGGGCCTCCCAGGACCATATAT AAAATGGTTTCTAGAGAAGTTAAAACCAGAAG GTCTGTACAAACTGTTAGCGGGGTTTGAAGACAAGTCCGCTTATGCTCTTTGCACCTTTGCATTCAGCACTGGAAACCCGGAGGACCCGGTGAAGCTGTTCAAAGGCCAGACTTGC GGTCGCATTGTTGAGCCCAGAGGCCCCAGAGACTTTGGCTGGGATCCTTGCTTCCAGCCTGATGGTTACAACCAGAC gtatGCCGAGCTGCCCAAGGCAGTGAAGAACTCCATCTCCCATCGCTACAGAGCACTAAAAGAGCTCTCCGGCTACTTCAGTCAGCAGAACAACCCAGCAGAAGCCACCTCCACTCCCAGTTAG